A single region of the Lycium barbarum isolate Lr01 chromosome 2, ASM1917538v2, whole genome shotgun sequence genome encodes:
- the LOC132628435 gene encoding uncharacterized protein LOC132628435 has product MSSQYTESIIKDNSVNLKSHLMKDICEQFNITKRNSTAYCPQMNRAIEAANENIKRILRKMIDNYKNWHQKLPYALLGYKMTIRTSTGAIPYLLVYGIEAVIPAEMEIFSLRIIQEAELNDAEWVINRYEQLAMIDEKRMVAVCYGQLFVNKIAGTSSTGLLTAKAKSELSQAVKYQEVITENG; this is encoded by the exons ATGTCGTCTCAGTATACTGAATCCATCATCAAAGACAATAGTGTCAATCTGAAAagccatttgatgaaggacatttGCGAACAATTCAATATCACCAAAAGAAACTCTACCGCTTACTGTCCTCAGATGAATAGAGCTATAGAGGCTGCCAACGagaacatcaaaagaatcttGAGAAAAATGATCGAtaactacaagaattggcaccAGAAGTTGCCTTATGCTTTGTTGGGGTACAAAATGACAATCCGAACATCCACCGGGGCAATCCCATACCTCCTTGTCTATGGTATagaagcggtcatacccgcagAAATGGAGATCTTttcactcaggatcatccaagaggcagagctAAATGATGCAGAATGGGTCATAAACCGCTACGAGCAACTGGCcatgatagatgaaaagagaatgGTGGCAGTATGCTATGGACAGCT GTTTGTTAACAAGATAGCAGGCACGTCATCAACCGGCTTACTCACAGCAAAGGCGAAAAGCGAACTCAGCCAGGCGGTAAAATACCAGGAGGTCATAACAGAGAATGGGTGA